One region of Lactobacillus johnsonii genomic DNA includes:
- a CDS encoding response regulator transcription factor — MLKILMVEDDNSVAEMMKMFFSKEQWDVDIAKDGVEAVEMFKANPSSYDIVTLDLNLPKKDGMEVAKEIRAISLSIPIIMLTARDSETDQILGLGIGADEYVTKPFSPLALIARIKALYRRSRLEKDMHASNGIKYDVVTKHLKISKDHREVRFDDKAVEGLTPKEFDLLYTMAQKPKQVFSRDKLLELVWGYEFFGEERTVDAHIKKLRQKLEKAGPQVVQTVWGVGYKFDDSEV; from the coding sequence ATGCTAAAGATATTAATGGTTGAAGATGACAATTCTGTTGCGGAAATGATGAAAATGTTCTTTAGTAAAGAGCAGTGGGACGTAGATATAGCTAAAGATGGAGTAGAAGCTGTTGAAATGTTTAAGGCAAATCCAAGCTCTTATGATATCGTTACACTAGATCTTAATTTACCTAAAAAGGATGGTATGGAAGTAGCTAAGGAAATTAGAGCAATTTCTCTCTCAATACCGATAATTATGTTAACTGCTAGAGACTCAGAGACTGATCAAATTTTAGGATTGGGGATTGGTGCAGACGAATATGTTACTAAGCCTTTTAGTCCCTTAGCCTTAATAGCACGGATCAAGGCGCTGTATCGCAGAAGTCGTCTGGAAAAGGATATGCACGCCTCTAATGGGATAAAATATGATGTAGTAACTAAGCATTTAAAAATTTCGAAGGACCATCGAGAGGTACGATTTGATGACAAAGCTGTTGAAGGATTGACCCCTAAGGAATTTGATTTACTTTACACCATGGCTCAAAAGCCAAAGCAGGTTTTTTCAAGAGATAAACTTTTAGAGCTAGTGTGGGGATATGAGTTTTTCGGTGAGGAAAGAACTGTTGATGCTCATATTAAAAAACTACGTCAAAAGTTAGAGAAAGCTGGTCCGCAAGTAGTTCAAACTGTTTGGGGTGTGGGCTACAAATTTGATGATTCTGAGGTATAG
- a CDS encoding VanZ family protein → MLFLQPLYEYIFHHYAAHINHFALIKLILYSLDKTLFYFIIFVIIRLCWLLLVRHRRTLKSEACVWIFSFYIILLLMLTVFRDTYFPWQLTFNFHRSLSDINLVFMKETLKLTHGQSLLDFFYNSLGNILWFIPFGLLFPTVIQKKSIVGTILAGGCLSIIIESLQFVLETGVSDIDDVFFNVCGTIIGFILYRIIYRFL, encoded by the coding sequence ATGCTTTTTTTACAACCCTTATATGAATACATTTTTCATCATTATGCAGCGCATATTAATCACTTTGCTTTGATTAAGTTGATTTTGTATAGCTTAGATAAAACACTTTTTTATTTTATTATTTTTGTAATTATTCGTTTATGTTGGCTGTTATTGGTGAGACATAGAAGAACCCTGAAGTCCGAAGCTTGTGTATGGATATTTAGTTTTTATATAATTTTGCTCTTAATGTTAACGGTATTTAGAGATACATATTTTCCATGGCAGTTGACATTTAATTTCCACCGTAGTCTAAGCGATATAAACTTAGTATTTATGAAAGAAACGCTAAAATTGACTCATGGTCAGAGTTTGCTTGACTTTTTTTATAATTCACTTGGAAATATTTTATGGTTTATCCCGTTTGGTTTATTATTTCCTACAGTTATTCAGAAAAAAAGCATCGTAGGAACAATTTTAGCTGGGGGATGTTTGTCAATAATTATTGAATCTTTGCAGTTTGTTTTAGAAACTGGTGTAAGCGATATAGATGACGTATTTTTTAATGTTTGCGGCACTATAATTGGATTTATATTATATCGAATTATTTATAGATTCTTATAA
- a CDS encoding sensor histidine kinase: protein MKLFYQEILGFLLVIITSIVIIGSSTIHFATIQAYSQSYTRLEGYGTSIGKLALAKDNPKHELDAKFLKNLQVVMEGEDVNLRIFNNKNRQVYPETTMNWALPQKLFKQLKNGKTIRIRNDHEDGRVSSFSNKDAYTSVIVPWRSKGKLVGVIWIGSRVQNVEQMIVREKHNLLTALLSSLVIGGLISFVLSYYISRKIKLLSNATKKVAQGDFNVHLKHKDTDEIDDLARNFNIMVNALKESNDEIKAQEKRREQFMADAAHEMRTPLTTINGLLEGFEYDAIPEEAKPKSIALMHSETKRLIRLVNENLDYEKIRNNKISLIQSKFNATEVLTNLLTQMKQKAAQKNDELILDCPQQVEVYADKDRFTQIMVNLVQNALQFTENGKITISAKRIEHGAQFKIADTGIGMNKKQMKYIFERFYKADPSRAKIGSGESGLGLSIILSLIKQHGGKIDVDSEPGKGATFTVTLYDKGYKEFIKD from the coding sequence TTGAAGCTATTCTATCAAGAAATTTTAGGTTTTTTGCTAGTAATAATTACTAGTATCGTAATTATTGGTTCATCAACTATTCATTTTGCGACTATTCAAGCCTATTCTCAAAGTTACACTCGCTTAGAAGGATATGGAACTTCGATTGGAAAACTGGCTTTAGCTAAAGATAATCCTAAACATGAATTAGATGCAAAATTTTTAAAAAATTTACAGGTAGTAATGGAGGGCGAAGATGTAAATCTTCGCATTTTTAATAATAAAAATAGACAAGTTTATCCAGAAACTACGATGAACTGGGCATTACCGCAAAAGTTATTTAAGCAATTAAAGAATGGCAAGACGATTCGTATTAGGAACGATCATGAGGATGGACGAGTAAGTTCTTTTTCAAATAAAGATGCATATACTAGTGTAATTGTTCCCTGGCGTAGTAAAGGAAAACTCGTGGGAGTAATCTGGATCGGTTCACGTGTGCAAAATGTGGAACAAATGATTGTCCGAGAAAAGCATAATCTGTTAACAGCTTTACTTAGTTCTTTAGTTATTGGTGGATTGATCAGTTTTGTCTTGTCATACTATATTTCAAGAAAGATAAAACTCTTATCTAATGCTACTAAAAAAGTGGCACAAGGTGACTTTAATGTCCATCTAAAACACAAGGATACAGATGAGATTGATGATTTAGCACGTAATTTTAATATTATGGTCAATGCTTTAAAAGAATCAAATGATGAAATTAAGGCACAAGAAAAGCGACGAGAGCAATTTATGGCTGATGCTGCTCATGAGATGCGAACCCCGCTTACTACAATTAATGGGTTGTTAGAAGGATTTGAATATGATGCTATTCCTGAAGAAGCCAAACCTAAATCTATTGCTTTAATGCATAGTGAAACAAAGCGATTAATCCGGCTGGTGAACGAAAACTTAGATTACGAAAAAATTAGAAATAATAAAATTAGTCTGATTCAATCGAAATTCAATGCTACTGAAGTTCTAACTAATTTATTAACACAGATGAAGCAAAAAGCTGCTCAAAAGAATGATGAACTGATCTTAGACTGTCCGCAGCAAGTTGAAGTTTATGCCGATAAAGACCGCTTCACTCAAATAATGGTTAATCTAGTTCAAAATGCATTACAATTTACTGAAAATGGAAAAATTACAATTTCTGCTAAAAGGATTGAGCATGGCGCCCAATTTAAAATAGCCGATACAGGAATTGGAATGAATAAGAAGCAGATGAAATATATTTTTGAAAGATTTTATAAGGCAGATCCATCGAGAGCAAAAATTGGCTCGGGAGAATCTGGCTTAGGGCTGTCAATTATTCTTTCTCTTATTAAACAGCACGGTGGTAAAATTGACGTTGATTCAGAACCTGGAAAGGGTGCAACATTTACCGTGACCTTATATGATAAGGGTTATAAGGAATTTATTAAAGACTAA
- a CDS encoding glucose-6-phosphate isomerase, which translates to MSKVVHFDASKLTPFVHENELKEMQAMVTAADQELREGTGAGSDFRGWIDLPINYDKDEFDRIKKAAKKIQNDSEVLVGIGIGGSYLGAQASIEFLNSSFYGREKEKYPTVVFCGNSLSGSYLYDLLEWLGDKDFSINIISKSGTTTEPSIAFRVLKDKLIKKYGKEEAAKRIYATTDRAKGALKTEADAEGYEEFVVPDDIGGRFSVLSAVGLLPIAVAGGDIDAMMKGAADARAAYTDPDVLKDSPYQYAAMRNILYRKGYTTELLENYEPSLRMFGEWWKQLMGESEGKDQKGIYPSSANFTTDLHSLGQYIQEGRRNLMETVIRVEHPTHDVTIPDDKENLDQLNFLSGKTMNYVNDRAYEGVVLAHTDGGVPVMTVDIENQTAHTLGYLIYWFELAVGISGYLNGINPFNQPGVESYKRNMFGLLNKPGYEDLHDDLTKRLK; encoded by the coding sequence ATGAGTAAAGTTGTTCACTTTGATGCAAGTAAATTAACTCCTTTTGTTCATGAAAATGAATTAAAGGAAATGCAAGCAATGGTAACTGCTGCAGATCAAGAATTACGCGAAGGTACTGGCGCAGGTAGTGACTTCCGTGGTTGGATTGATTTGCCAATTAATTATGATAAAGACGAATTTGATCGTATTAAAAAAGCAGCTAAAAAGATTCAAAATGATTCAGAAGTTTTAGTTGGTATTGGTATTGGTGGTTCATACCTTGGTGCCCAAGCTTCAATTGAATTCTTAAATAGCTCTTTCTACGGTAGAGAAAAAGAAAAGTACCCAACTGTAGTATTTTGTGGTAATTCTCTTTCAGGTTCATACCTTTACGATTTGCTTGAATGGTTAGGAGATAAGGACTTCTCAATTAATATTATTTCTAAGTCTGGTACTACTACTGAACCTTCAATTGCTTTCCGTGTATTGAAGGACAAGTTAATCAAGAAATACGGTAAAGAAGAAGCTGCTAAGAGAATTTATGCAACTACTGACCGTGCTAAGGGTGCTTTGAAGACTGAAGCAGATGCAGAAGGTTACGAAGAATTCGTAGTCCCAGATGATATTGGTGGTCGTTTCTCAGTATTGTCAGCTGTTGGTTTGCTTCCAATTGCCGTAGCTGGTGGTGACATCGATGCTATGATGAAGGGTGCTGCAGATGCACGTGCTGCTTACACTGATCCAGATGTTTTAAAGGATAGTCCTTACCAATATGCAGCAATGCGTAATATCCTTTACCGTAAAGGCTACACTACTGAATTACTTGAAAACTATGAACCATCATTAAGAATGTTTGGTGAATGGTGGAAGCAATTGATGGGTGAATCAGAAGGTAAAGATCAAAAGGGTATTTATCCATCTAGTGCTAACTTCACCACCGATCTTCACTCACTTGGTCAATACATCCAGGAAGGTCGTCGTAACTTAATGGAAACAGTTATTCGTGTTGAACACCCAACACATGATGTAACTATTCCTGACGATAAGGAAAACCTAGATCAATTAAACTTCTTATCAGGTAAAACTATGAATTACGTAAATGATCGTGCTTACGAAGGTGTAGTTCTAGCTCATACTGATGGTGGTGTACCAGTTATGACTGTTGATATTGAAAATCAAACAGCTCATACTTTAGGTTACTTAATCTACTGGTTTGAATTAGCTGTAGGTATCTCAGGCTACTTAAATGGTATTAACCCATTTAACCAACCAGGTGTTGAAAGTTACAAGAGAAACATGTTTGGTCTTTTAAACAAACCTGGTTATGAAGACTTACATGATGATTTAACTAAACGCTTAAAATAA
- a CDS encoding LTA synthase family protein, producing the protein MNKTKRNFWQTRIGFLTILTLCFWAKYMYAAYFDFKLGLSDPYQHFIVWLTPLGTCIIILSLGLYFSKPLVSYIAMLVLDTINTILLFANVLYYRQFSDFLTSKTIQNTAKVSQGLGKSTVALLHPSDIFLWLDLIIIIILLIIKVIKIDPRKYGFKRPFAVSSFGVFMLTLNMFLAETSRPRLLRNTFDRSYVVKYLGLDTYSVYDLVKSAQSNQVKKNANAEDINQVLAFTKKHYAKANPEYFGKAKGKNVIVLHLESFQQFLIGLKVNGQEVTPFLNSLYHNKDTVSFSNFYHQVGLGRTSDAENMLETGTYGISDGSLFSSLGSENTFQGAPQILRQTGYTSAVFHGNTGTFWNRNEVYKNLGYNYFFDANYFSQKKNDKIGYGLKDKLLFSESIKYLEQIQQPFYIKYLTVTNHIPFQLDPEDKDDNFTTTNTSNTTINNYFETAHYLDQSVKEFFDYLKKSGLDKNTMVILYGDHYGVGSSDDELSALTPVLGKDFSKWTSYDTTELQKVPFMIHMNGIKGTINNKISGEIDVLPTLLHLLGISNKNYIQFGQDLFSKQYRQVVVFRNGTIVTPKYIIMGGKGIKGTIYNHQTGEKITKFNKKQKDEIAKLVEYGRNSLHYSDLLNNHNLLRFYTPAGFIPTNPNEFDYKINYQKMLQLRKELGNKSTSLYSQHKGTTTDLYTTDASEIDKDEINNIPANIQSATSEKNKNNQNSSPGKDNLDK; encoded by the coding sequence GTGAATAAAACAAAACGTAATTTCTGGCAAACTAGAATTGGTTTCTTAACAATCCTAACACTTTGTTTTTGGGCAAAATATATGTATGCAGCTTACTTTGATTTTAAGCTTGGCTTAAGTGACCCATACCAGCACTTCATCGTCTGGTTAACGCCTTTAGGCACGTGCATTATTATCCTTAGTTTAGGACTCTATTTCTCTAAGCCCTTAGTCTCTTATATTGCAATGCTAGTTTTAGACACAATAAATACTATTTTGCTTTTTGCAAATGTCCTTTATTATCGTCAGTTTTCAGACTTTCTAACTAGTAAAACTATTCAAAACACAGCGAAAGTATCACAGGGATTAGGAAAGAGTACCGTTGCTTTGCTGCATCCCAGTGATATTTTTCTTTGGCTAGATCTCATAATAATCATTATATTGTTGATTATTAAAGTTATTAAAATTGATCCACGTAAGTATGGATTTAAACGTCCATTTGCTGTCTCATCATTTGGCGTTTTCATGTTAACTTTAAATATGTTTTTAGCAGAAACCTCACGTCCACGTTTATTGAGAAACACTTTTGACCGTTCTTACGTGGTTAAATATCTTGGACTTGATACTTATTCAGTATATGACCTCGTAAAAAGTGCACAATCAAACCAAGTTAAGAAAAATGCTAACGCAGAAGACATTAATCAAGTACTCGCTTTTACTAAAAAGCATTATGCAAAAGCAAATCCGGAATATTTTGGTAAAGCTAAGGGTAAAAACGTTATTGTCCTACATCTAGAAAGTTTTCAACAATTTTTAATTGGATTAAAGGTTAATGGACAAGAAGTTACTCCATTCCTTAACTCACTCTACCATAATAAGGATACTGTTAGCTTTAGTAATTTTTATCATCAAGTAGGCTTAGGACGAACCAGTGATGCAGAAAACATGCTTGAAACTGGAACATACGGCATTTCAGATGGTTCCCTATTTTCATCATTAGGATCTGAAAATACTTTCCAAGGCGCACCTCAAATTCTTCGTCAAACTGGCTATACTTCTGCTGTTTTTCACGGTAACACAGGAACTTTTTGGAATCGAAATGAAGTATATAAAAATTTAGGATATAACTATTTCTTCGATGCAAACTATTTCTCTCAAAAAAAGAACGACAAAATCGGATATGGTCTAAAAGATAAGCTATTGTTTAGTGAAAGTATTAAGTACCTTGAGCAGATTCAGCAACCATTTTATATTAAGTATTTGACTGTTACTAATCATATTCCATTTCAACTTGATCCAGAAGATAAAGATGATAACTTTACTACTACAAACACCTCAAATACAACCATCAATAATTACTTTGAGACAGCTCATTATCTTGACCAATCAGTTAAAGAATTCTTTGATTATCTAAAAAAGAGTGGCCTTGATAAAAACACAATGGTCATCCTTTATGGGGACCATTATGGTGTTGGTAGTTCAGACGATGAATTATCTGCTCTTACACCAGTATTAGGTAAAGACTTTAGTAAGTGGACATCTTATGACACAACAGAACTTCAAAAAGTACCCTTCATGATCCATATGAATGGAATTAAGGGTACAATTAACAATAAAATCAGTGGTGAGATTGATGTTCTCCCAACCTTACTTCATCTTTTAGGGATCTCAAATAAAAATTATATTCAATTTGGTCAGGATTTATTCTCTAAACAATATCGACAAGTAGTTGTATTTAGAAACGGTACCATTGTTACTCCTAAATATATAATTATGGGCGGTAAAGGCATTAAAGGTACAATTTATAATCATCAAACTGGGGAAAAGATCACTAAATTTAATAAAAAGCAGAAGGATGAAATTGCTAAATTAGTTGAATATGGCCGAAACTCCCTCCACTATTCCGACTTATTAAATAATCACAATCTGCTACGTTTCTACACTCCAGCTGGATTTATTCCAACTAATCCGAATGAATTCGACTATAAAATCAACTATCAAAAAATGTTGCAATTAAGAAAAGAACTAGGTAACAAATCTACTTCTCTTTATTCTCAGCATAAGGGAACAACTACTGATCTTTATACAACTGATGCTTCCGAAATCGATAAGGACGAAATAAATAATATTCCTGCGAATATTCAATCTGCTACAAGTGAAAAAAATAAAAATAATCAAAACAGTTCTCCAGGAAAAGATAATCTCGATAAATAA